TCTCGACCTCCGACACGATCACGCCGCTCTCCCCCTCCAGGCCGAGCTGCTCCGCGATCTCCCGGCTGAGGGAGCGCACCGTGAAGCCGAGCGCCGGCTCGTCGGGGGGGTGTCCGCCGGCGGGCGCCTTCCCTCCCGGCGCCGGAAGCTCACCGAGGGTGACGGTGAAGGTGCGCGCCTCCCCGTCGCGATAGGCGCCGAGCCGAACCTTCGTCCCCGGCGCCGTCGCCGCGACCCGGTTCCGGAGATCCGAGTTGTTCTTGACCCCCTGGGCGTCCACGGCCGTGATCGCGTCGCCCCGCTTCAGCCCGGCCTCCGCCGCCGGCGCGCCCGGCTGCACCGCGGAGACGAGCGCACCCTCTTTCCCCGGGAGCCCCAGCCCTTCGGCGAGCTCCGGGGTGAGATCCTGGATCGTCATGCCGACCCAGCCGCGCACGACCTTCCCGTTCTTGATGAGCTGATCCATGACGTTGCGGGCCATGTTGATCGGGATGGCGAAGCCGATCCCCTGGCTCCCGCCGGAGCCCGTCACGATCGCCGAGTTGATCCCGACGAGCTGGCCGCGCGTGTTGACGAGCGCGCCGCCGCTGTTGCCGGGATTGATCGCGGCGTCGGTCTGGATGAAGTCCTCGTAATCGGCGAGGCGGAGGTTCGATCTCCCCTTCGCGCTGACGATCCCCGCGGTCACGGTGTGGCCGAGCCTCTCGCTGAAGGGGTTCCCGACCGCGAGCACCCATTCGCCGACCTCGAGGCGATCCGAGTCGCCGAAGGGCACCGTGAGGAGCGACGACCCATCGATCTTGATCACCGCGATGTCGGTGGGAGGATCGGTCCCGAGGACCCTCGCCC
The sequence above is a segment of the Acidobacteriota bacterium genome. Coding sequences within it:
- a CDS encoding DegQ family serine endoprotease, which produces MKTLARGAAFGAVLLVATTGAFVAGRAAAARPGPSPAPDHPAAAAPASPGPDLPPSEPEPALSLPDFRGVAKKVVPAVVTVRSQKTVRVDPRSSPGGDEFFEQFFGGRQRAPREERYVQRGLGSGVVVSGDGYIITNNHVVEGVDKVEVVLADGRTVGARVLGTDPPTDIAVIKIDGSSLLTVPFGDSDRLEVGEWVLAVGNPFSERLGHTVTAGIVSAKGRSNLRLADYEDFIQTDAAINPGNSGGALVNTRGQLVGINSAIVTGSGGSQGIGFAIPINMARNVMDQLIKNGKVVRGWVGMTIQDLTPELAEGLGLPGKEGALVSAVQPGAPAAEAGLKRGDAITAVDAQGVKNNSDLRNRVAATAPGTKVRLGAYRDGEARTFTVTLGELPAPGGKAPAGGHPPDEPALGFTVRSLSREIAEQLGLEGESGVIVSEVESGGPAEEAGLQEGDLIKEINRRAISGLNDYRSALAGAKRGHPVLLLIRRGDATTYVSIKP